One Chanodichthys erythropterus isolate Z2021 chromosome 22, ASM2448905v1, whole genome shotgun sequence DNA window includes the following coding sequences:
- the LOC137012320 gene encoding zinc finger protein OZF-like produces the protein MEFKEEPCRIKDEDTEEQIDLMEVSEDKQHHFTNEDGKLAYKNEDKQHQLQNTHHFKNENGNAVISKAEDNFTQKQAGQSVVKGSLTCLECGKSYTYKSHFNRHLKSHTGEKLFTCSECGKSFTNKPQFIRHTRIHTGENLFTCTQCGKSFSDKSVLNRHMMIHTGEKPFTCTQCGKSFNCKRVLNNHLRSHSGVRSFSCDQCDKSFVVASCLRRHLTIHAGVKPHFCSFCGKSFSLLKYLKVHERIHTGVRPYVCSDCGKSFNTNTHLQLHQRSHTGEKPYKCSHCGKSFARSGDMKDHERVHTGEKPHQCSSCGNKFTRSSHLRTHEKKHCPKLSK, from the exons ATGGAGTTTAAGGAAGAACCCTGCAGAATAAAAGATGAAGATACAGAGGAACAAATAG ACCTGATGGAAGTGAGTGAAGACAAACAGCATCATTTCACAAATGAAGATGGAAAACTGGCATATAAAAATGAAGACAAACAACATCAGCTTCAAAACACTCAtcatttcaaaaatgaaaatggaaatgCAGTCATTTCAAAGGCTGAAGATaatttcacccaaaaacaaGCTGGACAATCTGTAGTCAAAGGATCTTTAACCTGCttagagtgtggaaagagttacaCATATAAATCACACTTTAACAGACATCTGAAatctcacactggagaaaaactgtTCACCTGCtctgagtgtggaaagagtttcacaaatAAACCACAATTTATCAGACACACGagaatccacactggagaaaatctgttcacatgcactcagtgtggaaagagtttctcagaTAAATCAGTACTTAACAGACACATGATGATTCACACAGGAGAAAAACCGTtcacatgcactcagtgtggaaagagttttaatTGCAAAAGAGTTCTCAACAATCATCTGCGCTCTCACTCTGGAGTGAGATCATTCAGCTGTGATCAGTGTGATAAATCATTTGTTGTTGCATCATGCTTAAGAAGACACCTTACAATTCATGCTGGTGTCAAGCCTCacttttgttctttttgtgGGAAGAGTTTTTCACTACTTAAGTATTTAAAAGTGCATGAGCGTATTCATACTGGTGTGAGACCTTATGTGTGCTCTGactgtgggaagagctttaatacaaacacacatttacaaTTACACCAGAGAagtcatactggagagaaaccgtacAAGTGCTCAcactgtggaaagagtttcgcTCGGTCAGGAGACATGAAAGATCATGagagagttcatactggagagaagccgcacCAGTGCTCTTCATGTGGGAATAAATTCACCCGATCATCTCATCTACGGACTCACGAGAAAAAGCATTGCCCAAAGTTATCTAAATAA